The Streptomyces sp. NBC_01268 genome segment CCGACCAGCCAGAACTGACCTCTGGAGAGGACTCCGTGGCGAAGAAGCAGAAGAAGAACACCGGCGGCACCCCGGCGACGGTGGCGCTGACGGCGGCGGGCACCGCGTACACCCTGCACTCCTACGACCACGACCCGGCGACCCCGTCGTACGGCGAGGAGGCGGCGGAGGCCATGGGCGTCTCGCCCACCCGGGTCTTCAAGACCCTGGTCGCGGACGTGGACGGCGAGCTGACGGTCGCGGTGGTCCCGGTGGCGGGCCAGCTGGACCTGAAGGCGCTGGCCTCGGCGGTGGGCGGGAAGCGGGCGGCGATGGCGGACCCGGCGGCGGCCGAGCGGACCACCGGCTACGTCCGCGGCGGCATCTCGCCGCTGGGCCAGCGCAAGCGGCTGCGCACGGTCCTGGACAGCTCGGCCGAGGAGCATCCCACGAT includes the following:
- the ybaK gene encoding Cys-tRNA(Pro) deacylase translates to MAKKQKKNTGGTPATVALTAAGTAYTLHSYDHDPATPSYGEEAAEAMGVSPTRVFKTLVADVDGELTVAVVPVAGQLDLKALASAVGGKRAAMADPAAAERTTGYVRGGISPLGQRKRLRTVLDSSAEEHPTICISAGRRGLEVELAPQDLAALTQAVLAPIGRG